DNA from Bombus vancouverensis nearcticus chromosome 14, iyBomVanc1_principal, whole genome shotgun sequence:
AATAAATTTCAAGAAGGTAATGTTTCATTGGCTCTAACCTAATAATATACATGCTGCTTTTCGTTATCTGATTTTCAAAAAACATTAACAAATTGTTTTTATCGATATTCTAATCTTTTGTATTTACAAGTATGTTCAATAATTAATGTGCTATTAATCTTCTTCACGTTTCTTTCCTAAACCTTGATCTTTGTTTATTGTATATTCGACTTTAAGGTTAAGTTAttagtttttaaatttaatgaacaattatttaaaaacattgaGATGTTAAATAAACATTAGAGTCAAATTAGTTAGATAATTGATTACTTATTAAAAACTTCTAGAAATTatgctttttttttaaattgtcaaAGTATATAGAAATTGGTTAATTACATTTTGTTGTGTAATATGCAATTGTTtaaacatattattttatttttatttaaattgatattttacTTCTATTAATCTTAACTTGTTTTAGTCTTAATTTATGAAAGGAGTAATTGTTAAATGTGCATAGTAAAATAATtggtaattgaaattaatagatGAAAAGATTCTTGCTTTGGATTATTCGAGTTTCAGTGTTATTTGGTTATTTTATTACGAATGTGTTGGATATTTAATTGAAATCTTATAGAATTaatgtattattaaatataaaagtaaaaatatgtATGATATAAGGATAATAAGAtcctattaatataattatgaaattaaaaaaccaAAAAGTATAACAAATAATCTAAGAATATTAGGGGGATTCTTTGAGAGTTTCACAACTATAAGCTTAATTATATGTGCGTTTATAGGACAATAAGGACAAAGATGTCAAGCGCAGAATCATTGGCCGAAGTAACAGATGTAGTTCAAATTCTCAGACAATGGGAAGAGGAACATTCATCACCTACATATGATCCAGTTCCAACATTACGAAGACTGGCAGAAATTATAGAGCTAGaaacagaaaattatttaaagatgGATCCTGACCCATTTGATGAAAGACATCCATCACGCACAGATCCAGAGTGCAATTTTGGACatatattgaaagtattattTAGAAAAGATAATTTTATGACTAAGGTAAGTCtagtattgaattggaaaggaaataatataattattaattattatatatataacttgAAAGATTATTACATAATTTATTATTCTGTTAACAGCTTATAAATGATTActtaagggatacttattggTCACGTGCGGGTATTACGGGTCGTGATGTTAGAAAGCTCAATATTGCAGCCTGTCGTCTTATGCTTGATATACTTCCTGGTTTAGAAACTTCTGCAGTTTTTCAGCCAGATATGGAAGGACTCATTCATCGTCTGTTTTCTTGGGCAGAAAAAAGCGTAGAACCCTTGCAAAGTTATGCAACTGGGCTTGTAGCTGCTGCAATGGAAGTTCAGGAAATTGCTACaggtttcatttaattttaaataaagctTGATATTGGCATTAATATTTAGAATGTATAATTCaggaaataattatttgttatttttactaAAGGATTTAGGGAGCAAAATGCAAAAATGGTACCACTGATGTTACAAAGGCTTCATAAATTACAAGAGGAAGCTCAGGAAGAAAGACAACTCGCAGCTAATAGTAGACCATTTGCACATTTTGGTCAAGACAGAAATAGTGGAGGGGATGGAGAAAATAAAGGTGTGCCTGGGAAAAGAAAAGTAAGAATAATTCAATGTATATGATAATATTTAGGAACGTCATTTTGTAAAtactaaatattaaaaattgtattcaaAGGTGAGAGAAAAACTAAAAGAGAATGAAATTCTCAAAAGTTCCAATCATAGTAATTATTTttctgaagaagaagaagactgTGCTCAGTCCTCTGAAGATTCTGCTCCCTTACCTAAGAGAAAAAAAAGCGATACAGAATGTGAAACTCCTGTAAAAAATAATACTGTGTATCCAGAGATAATGTCTCCACCTTTGTCTGTgccaaaaaattctaatttAAATAATCAAGTTACACCATCCAAGGCACAGAGTACACATAATAGATCATTGAATGCTTCTTCTGTACGGTGTAATTTGCAAAAAAATTCGTCTTTAATGCAAAGTTCCACTACATTATCAACATCATTATTAGAagggaattctaattcttcatGGGCAGAGATGGAATCATATGTCATTGGAAATATACAAATGCATCCTCTAACATTAGGTACAAGACAAATGTTAATACTAAGGTAAagatattaatttcatatttcacattactttcaaatatttattaaacgtatatttgtattttataacaGGTATCTTACTCCAATGGGTGAATATCAAGAATTCTTAGGTCATGTATTTGAACAAAATGCTTTAGAACTGATTCTGAAGTATATCAATGTTAGAGAAACGAAGGACAGTCGCTTAGCATTTGAAGCTCTGAAATACTTAGCTTCCCTTCTGTGTCATAAAAAATTTTCTATTGAATTTCTTAATGTTGGAGGTCTTCAAAAGCTATTAGATGTTCCAAGACCCAGTGTTGCAGCTACTGGTGTCTCTATCTGTTTATACTACTTAGCATATTGTGAAGATGCAATGGAAAGAGTATGTCTATTGCCAAAGCATGTTATTTCAGATCTTGTTACCTATGCATTATGGCTCCTAGAACGAAGTCATGATTCTGGAAGGTGCCATGCAACAATGTTCTTTGgattttcttttccatttaaAGTAATACTTGAAGAATTTGATGCACAGGATGGGCTTCGGAAACTTTTCAATGTGGTAAGAATTGTTTTAAATCACTTTCATCTATTTTAGCATCAATTTTTtggtatttaatatatacattttttaagatATCCACATTACCAATTTTAAACATAGAGGAAGAACCGGCATTAAACGATGATGAAGAATGTGCTTCTAGGCAAATAGTTAGGCATGTTGCAGTAGCTTTAAAACGATATATGGAAGCCCATTTACATCTTAAAACAGAACAATTACAAAGAGCAGAAAATGCTAGAGCAGAGCGTGACACCTGGCAACCATCGTTACCACCTTATAAGGCTGTGAAGCTAAGCAGTGAAGAAGTTCAGGCAAaggtaaaaatattcaaattcaaGTATTAATAGTATTCATGGTATTAATAATTAAGTActaatttatattatgtattaaattcaattcaaaacacaaatttaaaaatattgtatacaaggatgtatatgttttaatattataacatatagcaatataatataatggtttATAATagggaaatataaatatttattaaattcatgTTTATTAAAGGTGGAAATACTTCAAGAATTAATGTCTGTAAGAGCAGCATGGCCGCCAGTAGAAGAGTTATATCGCCTTGGAGGCATAACGCTTCTTCTTCAAATTATTGCCTTCGCTAGAGAATGGAATTATAGTGGCAGGGTTCATACAACTTCCAGCGCAGAAACGGTTCGCTCTTGCTTAGATGTAGTAGCTATTTGTTCTGTAGTGCCAAAAGTGATGTTATTACTTTGTGAAAGAGTAGACATGCCTGATATGTCAATGACAATGGCAATTAACTTACTCTTAGCTGCAGCAGAATGCGAAATTATTGCAGATCCTGATGTACAAAGGGCTGCACTGAGAGCTGTAATTAATTGTGTCTGTGCTCCTATAAATAGGGTAAtggtatatattaaataaatattaaataattgaacAAGTTTAAAATAATAAGTCACAGTTATCTGTTTATTTTACATTACAGATTGGTGGTAATGTAGCAAGATTCTCGGTAACAGGTTCTGCTAAGAAAAAGGCAAATAATAATAGTGAAGAGTTAATACAAAAAATTTGGGGAAGTGTCAGGTCTAATAATGGAATAATGGTATATAttgataaatatgtatatatattttatttaagtaaatgttaattattaacagtttt
Protein-coding regions in this window:
- the mahj gene encoding lisH and WD40 domain-containing protein mahjong isoform X1 gives rise to the protein MSSAESLAEVTDVVQILRQWEEEHSSPTYDPVPTLRRLAEIIELETENYLKMDPDPFDERHPSRTDPECNFGHILKVLFRKDNFMTKLINDYLRDTYWSRAGITGRDVRKLNIAACRLMLDILPGLETSAVFQPDMEGLIHRLFSWAEKSVEPLQSYATGLVAAAMEVQEIATGFREQNAKMVPLMLQRLHKLQEEAQEERQLAANSRPFAHFGQDRNSGGDGENKGVPGKRKVREKLKENEILKSSNHSNYFSEEEEDCAQSSEDSAPLPKRKKSDTECETPVKNNTVYPEIMSPPLSVPKNSNLNNQVTPSKAQSTHNRSLNASSVRCNLQKNSSLMQSSTTLSTSLLEGNSNSSWAEMESYVIGNIQMHPLTLGTRQMLILRYLTPMGEYQEFLGHVFEQNALELILKYINVRETKDSRLAFEALKYLASLLCHKKFSIEFLNVGGLQKLLDVPRPSVAATGVSICLYYLAYCEDAMERVCLLPKHVISDLVTYALWLLERSHDSGRCHATMFFGFSFPFKVILEEFDAQDGLRKLFNVISTLPILNIEEEPALNDDEECASRQIVRHVAVALKRYMEAHLHLKTEQLQRAENARAERDTWQPSLPPYKAVKLSSEEVQAKVEILQELMSVRAAWPPVEELYRLGGITLLLQIIAFAREWNYSGRVHTTSSAETVRSCLDVVAICSVVPKVMLLLCERVDMPDMSMTMAINLLLAAAECEIIADPDVQRAALRAVINCVCAPINRVMIGGNVARFSVTGSAKKKANNNSEELIQKIWGSVRSNNGIMVLLQLMMVKTPITDADSIRALACRALAGLARSEKVRQIISKLPMFTDGQIQALMKDPILQEKRQEHVMFQKYALELMGRVSGEAKPTGAEYEISLASLHRANVVAQTRIQYNEQQLNQLIYQHLMSKGLTETASTLHREANLDSSAIMKPVCTYQPFTYRSPAATGTRNGFSPSATVNLYNTNRCNQREVTSRNNTTPTSSFRYISHSNTGSGSSSLCSGNNIRMKHSDCLNQNVIPNSTNQLIKLQINQKKNQSDKQPLVNQINCHSINQPTVCRSLQKQISRDPAGGGGPGVATSNPSTITLDSIITEYLTNQHALCKNPMVTCPQFNLFEPHKCPDPCTKNSIPTNVTVRLAKRALGMDGRRLDRRLIYSRFCPVKTFRPTDVATFTYCIFSPCQQYLMLGTYAGDVKMYNIHTGLEEATYSCHESYIYHMECNQRGNLLLTSTPWRSPMSVLWSIGTFFDLKLSLENIEYVEFGKLQDRIIGTDSGIATIYDIATGQLITSFAPSISNRYTMNRATFSMNDELVLHDGILWDANSGKQIHKFDKLNQTLNGVFHPNGIEVVSNTEVWDLRTFHLLKTVPTLDQMEVIFSPVNNIIYAVSLEKENIDETNYITSFKTLDALDYSNIATYDVRRGVYGLACNKFDTQIAVVEIVNEFDENHESSVRLYDVGRRKGDKDETDEDDDEEDLDASDDDGSNSSSDDNNADDADNPDAATEGNGDENERSNRENNDDDDDDDDEDDSADGDDSGDNMTHYSRSPDSSDIFLSDIDLESLSSSS
- the mahj gene encoding lisH and WD40 domain-containing protein mahjong isoform X2 gives rise to the protein MSSAESLAEVTDVVQILRQWEEEHSSPTYDPVPTLRRLAEIIELETENYLKMDPDPFDERHPSRTDPECNFGHILKVLFRKDNFMTKLINDYLRDTYWSRAGITGRDVRKLNIAACRLMLDILPGLETSAVFQPDMEGLIHRLFSWAEKSVEPLQSYATGLVAAAMEVQEIATGFREQNAKMVPLMLQRLHKLQEEAQEERQLAANSRPFAHFGQDRNSGGDGENKGVPGKRKVREKLKENEILKSSNHSNYFSEEEEDCAQSSEDSAPLPKRKKSDTECETPVKNNTVYPEIMSPPLSVPKNSNLNNQVTPSKAQSTHNRSLNASSVRCNLQKNSSLMQSSTTLSTSLLEGNSNSSWAEMESYVIGNIQMHPLTLGTRQMLILRYLTPMGEYQEFLGHVFEQNALELILKYINVRETKDSRLAFEALKYLASLLCHKKFSIEFLNVGGLQKLLDVPRPSVAATGVSICLYYLAYCEDAMERVCLLPKHVISDLVTYALWLLERSHDSGRCHATMFFGFSFPFKVILEEFDAQDGLRKLFNVISTLPILNIEEEPALNDDEECASRQIVRHVAVALKRYMEAHLHLKTEQLQRAENARAERDTWQPSLPPYKAVKLSSEEVQAKVEILQELMSVRAAWPPVEELYRLGGITLLLQIIAFAREWNYSGRVHTTSSAETVRSCLDVVAICSVVPKVMLLLCERVDMPDMSMTMAINLLLAAAECEIIADPDVQRAALRAVINCVCAPINRIGGNVARFSVTGSAKKKANNNSEELIQKIWGSVRSNNGIMVLLQLMMVKTPITDADSIRALACRALAGLARSEKVRQIISKLPMFTDGQIQALMKDPILQEKRQEHVMFQKYALELMGRVSGEAKPTGAEYEISLASLHRANVVAQTRIQYNEQQLNQLIYQHLMSKGLTETASTLHREANLDSSAIMKPVCTYQPFTYRSPAATGTRNGFSPSATVNLYNTNRCNQREVTSRNNTTPTSSFRYISHSNTGSGSSSLCSGNNIRMKHSDCLNQNVIPNSTNQLIKLQINQKKNQSDKQPLVNQINCHSINQPTVCRSLQKQISRDPAGGGGPGVATSNPSTITLDSIITEYLTNQHALCKNPMVTCPQFNLFEPHKCPDPCTKNSIPTNVTVRLAKRALGMDGRRLDRRLIYSRFCPVKTFRPTDVATFTYCIFSPCQQYLMLGTYAGDVKMYNIHTGLEEATYSCHESYIYHMECNQRGNLLLTSTPWRSPMSVLWSIGTFFDLKLSLENIEYVEFGKLQDRIIGTDSGIATIYDIATGQLITSFAPSISNRYTMNRATFSMNDELVLHDGILWDANSGKQIHKFDKLNQTLNGVFHPNGIEVVSNTEVWDLRTFHLLKTVPTLDQMEVIFSPVNNIIYAVSLEKENIDETNYITSFKTLDALDYSNIATYDVRRGVYGLACNKFDTQIAVVEIVNEFDENHESSVRLYDVGRRKGDKDETDEDDDEEDLDASDDDGSNSSSDDNNADDADNPDAATEGNGDENERSNRENNDDDDDDDDEDDSADGDDSGDNMTHYSRSPDSSDIFLSDIDLESLSSSS